tagttcaacatctccatgtccatgacttgtgaaacatagtcatcaactaatacatgtgctagtctaatattcatgtgtgtcctcacatgaactccgactagggacaactttagaataaccatacaagtaaagagtttcacatacaattcacataattgcaaatcaattcaagtagccttcaatggatattcaatgaacacaacatacaaatcatggatacaaatggaatatcatcatctctatgattgcctctagggcatacctccaacaaggcGACCCCGCCAGGCTGACCACCTTTCTCCGggaagagtttgatgacacCCTCATTGCTCCGTGCCACTTCCACAAGGTCGCACACCACAATCTTCGGGActgcacagtcctcaagaaagagctcggttTCCTAGTGGAGTACAAGTGACCCTGCCGTAATGACTACTGCAAGGATGACAACTGTCCTGATTACTGCTGTTGCGATGACCGCAACGATTGTGATGACCATCACCGCGACGACAGCTACCACGACGACCGTGACCACCGCCATGATGATCGTGACGATCACCGCCACGACAACCGCGATGACCGCCAGCACGACGACCGCGTGACTAGCACCGAGAGGAGCACCATGACCAGCGACACCCAGATGCCCATCGGCCCAGTGCTGAATAGAATGGGGAGTTCAAATGACCGAAACGGCAAGTCAACATCATCATGGGTGGCCCCAACTCTTTGTTGCCTTACGACCAGTCTAGTATCTGTGTTGGTTACAGTAGCCCATAACCTTCTCTAGGGAAGATCATTGGGTACACATTCTAGATCCCGGGTGCTATCCGCTGGTGGTCTGCCCGACCATAGACCATGCCTTACTCCTCAAGGTGCTGATCGACGGtagcagcggcctcaacatcatcttcatcgAGACTTGAAGcacatggacttcaacttcgagCGGCTCCAACCCTGTGAAGAACCCTTCTACAACATCGTCCCTGGCAATGGATCCTATCCGATTGGCCAAGTTGTTTTGTCGGTCACCTTTGGCACGCAAGTCAACTACCACACAGAGTACCTCACATTTGAGGTTGCCAAtttcaagacttcctaccacCTTGGCAGGCCCATGCTGGCGAGGTTTATGGCGAACCCACATCACACCTACCTCTTGCTCAAGATGCTGGCTCCAAACGGTGTCCTGTCCGTCTACGGTGATGTCGAGACTTCATACAAGTGCGACATTTAGGCGGTGCAGCTTGCTGGAGCCCTGGAGTACTTGgccaaggccaccgccatggttGCCAAGGCCcagaaggtggacaaggaccATCTCACGATCCCAGAGATGGAGCCAACACCCACAGCATTGCAGCCGGAccccaaggtcaagaagatTTTCCTTTCCCTAGAAGGCCCGACCAAGACGGCCCTCATAGGGTCCGACCTCTTTGAGAAATAGGAACTCacgctcaccagtttcctctgGGAAAAACTCAGACATATTCAcgtggaagccatccgatatgctcGGTGTCTCGCTAGAgttggctgagcactccttggacatGAGCAAGACTGCACGGCAGGTAAAGCAGAAACTTCGCCACTTtgcccaagatcgcaaggaggccattagggtagaattaaaTGAGCTCTTAGTAGTTGAATTCATCCATGAATGTAAGCAccccgactggttagcaaatcagtccttgtaaaaaagaaaaccggtgaatggagaatgtgtatcgattaCACCGACCTGAACAAGTACTGCCCTAAGGACTacttccctcttccgcgcatCGACCAAGTCATAGACTCTATAGCTGGGAGTATCCTACTCTACTTACTCGACTGCTACTCGAGCTATCACCAAATCGCCCTTAATCCTACCAACCAAGACCAGACGACGTTCATAACACCCttcggcatctactgctacaacaccatgacctcgTGGTTGAAAAACTCTAGGGTTTCCTCACGACGCAGCTACACAAGAACGTCGAGGCCtatgttgatgatgtggttgccAAGACCAAAGATGAGGAGagcttcatagccgacctcGTAGAAACCTTCAACAGCCTCCGGACGTATCGCTGAAAACTCAATTCGGGCAAATGTGTCTTCGGTGTCATGTCCggaaagctcctgggcttcatggtcagccagcgtggcatcgaagccaatcccaTCAAGATCGGTGCAATCAGAAACATGGTGAAACCTTCCAACAAAAAAGACGTCATGAAGCTCATTGGCATGATGGCGGTTCttacactactagattttagagctattgccacggccatcatcccatcaactcaaattttgttgcaacaggtaggggttattgcaatgattttgagtttttgttGCAACCGGTAggcgttattgccaccatttgaaaatttgttgcaataggtaggcgatattgccacctgtgtttttcgttgcaataattaattgttttcatTGCAATATCGACAGGTTATTACcacgaaatacgcaatgttgcaaggctttaacatttttgcaacgaatttgtcatgttgccacatagcccaaggTTACAACGGAAAATCTATTGCAATAGGTCGGTGTTGTCGCAATGAGTcgaaaatggttgcgagttgctgAACAAATTGCCACGGTTTTTTTACGTTGTTATAAAGATTTTTTTGCgttgcaatatgtaagggttattgccacgaaatacgtaatgttgcatgtaggaagcaatattgcaatgaatttgttacgttgccacatagtctatggcaacaacaagaaatttgttgcaatagattgGTGTTATCgccacgagttgaaaaatggttgcgagCTTCATTtcggaaaaattaaaagatgcgcaatgagggaatcgaaccagggtctccagagttgggactcgagcacctcaccaccatgctacgcaatagttgggtgatggataggagccgaagtaaaagaaataaattctatgttagttatagaaataaattctatgaaaattcgttgcaataggtacgtgttattgccaccattaTGCAATTTCATTGCAAAAGATTGATTTTATCGCAACCATTATAGTGTTATTAGCATATAAAGATATTTTTTAACATGCTATTGAAGTCGTCTCAAACCATATATTGAATACTGaattaaaaaagagaaaaaagatgaTGGGCCTAGAGTCGAACAATGACATGTAGGCTTAAAAAGTACGGAACTAAAACCGTAAACCATATATTAAATACTGAattaaaaaaggagaaaaaagatgATGCGCCTAGAGTCGAACGATGACCTGTAGGCTTAAAAAGTACGGAACTAAAACTGTAAACCATATATTAAATACTGAattaaaaaaggagaaaaaaagatgATGCACCTGGAGTTGAACGATGACCTGAAGGCCTAAAAAGTACGGAACTAAAATGTTATtagtatattttaaaaaaataggaaaCAAAAAATTAGTGATGTGTCTAGAATCCAGCTCTGACCTGCACCTTTGAAAACCGTACCCAAACCATTGCACTAATGATGTAGTTTAATTTGATTCAGAACTAAAATATTATTTGTATTTCTTTGTAAGCCTCGAATAAGGCCGCGACACTGAGGCCCGCTTGTTGCTTATGAAGTGGGCCTGCGCACCCTTTTATTCTGGACCGAGGCTGTGTGTGTCCTTACTCTGGCTTGGGTCA
This genomic window from Setaria viridis chromosome 8, Setaria_viridis_v4.0, whole genome shotgun sequence contains:
- the LOC117834337 gene encoding uncharacterized protein, with the protein product MDFNFERLQPCEEPFYNIVPGNGSYPIGQVVLSVTFGTQVNYHTEYLTFEVANFKTSYHLGRPMLARFMANPHHTYLLLKMLAPNGVLSVYGDVETSYKCDI